From the Ictalurus furcatus strain D&B chromosome 19, Billie_1.0, whole genome shotgun sequence genome, one window contains:
- the LOC128623023 gene encoding interferon-induced GTP-binding protein Mx1-like isoform X2: MSASLSEQYEEKVRPYIDLIDSLRPLGVEKDLALPAIAVIGDQSSGKSSVLEALSGVALPRGGDIVTRCPLELKMKKSRQKDFWHGKIKYKDIERDIADPADVERWIRKAQNEIVGTLGMSDELISLEVTSTNAPDLTFIDLPGIVRVPVEGQPEDIGEQIKSLMKKFITKQDTIILVVVPCNVDITTTEALKMAQKIDLLGERTIGILTKPDLVDKGKEDEVVSVINNDIIFLTKGYTVVRCQGQQEVVDRISLYEAIEKEKHFFIEHPHFRMPYKAGKATIPKLAENLTLELVLHIEKSLPQLKEQIQLMLAETQTELDRYNSGPPTDPEQWMDFLTDKITAFTQDAINITIGEETKSVPHVNIFSTLRRQFNDWKTDLDKRGKTFNKGIEKEVKEYEEKYRGRELPGFINYKTFEIILKDQIKQLEKPAIRRMKDISDFTRNEFIQLAQSNFPDFPNLLKVTKTKIENIKQLKESEAESMLKTQFNMELMIYSQDSVYTNILNMLKRMEEEDERQSHGVARPPCNSLYNRSDTEATLEDLTHYLKSYYSIASNRLADQVPLVIKYKVLQESAEQLQREMLQLMQNYNINDLLEEDHFINIKRNNLKSRQKRLAEALVKLVLL; encoded by the exons ATGAGCGCGAGCCTGAGTGAGCAGTATGAGGAGAAGGTGCGCCCGTACATCGACCTGATCGACTCTCTGCGCCCGCTCGGTGTGGAGAAGGACCTCGCGCTTCCAGCCATCGCCGTGATCGGAGACCAGAGCTCGGGGAAGAGCTCGGTGCTGGAGGCGCTGTCCGGAGTCGCTCTGCCCCGCGGGGGAG ATATCGTGACACGATGTCCACTTGAGCTCAAGATGAAGAAGAGCAGACAGAAGGACTTCTGGCATGGAAAGATCAAGTACAAGGACATTGAGAGAGACATTGCAGATCCAGCAGATGTGGAGAGATGGATTAGAAAAG CTCAGAATGAAATAGTTGGAACCTTGGGCATGAGCGACGAGCTCATCAGCCTGGAGGTGACGTCGACCAATGCTCCCGACCTCACGTTCATCGATCTGCCTGGTATTGTCCGAGTGCCAGTCGAAGGCCAACCGGAGGACATTGGAGAACAG ATTAAGAGCCTGATGAAAAAGTTCATCACAAAACAAGACACCATCATCTTGGTGGTGGTGCCGTGTAACGTGGACATCACCACTACTGAAGCGCTGAAGATGGCTCAGAAAATCGATCTACTCGGTGAAAGAACGATtg GCATCCTAACAAAGCCCGACCTGGTGGACAAAGGCAAGGAGGATGAGGTGGTGTCCGTCATCAATAACGACATAATTTTCCTCACCAAAGGCTATACGGTCGTCAGGTGCCAAGGACAGCAGGAGGTCGTGGACCGCATCTCTCTGTACGAAGCCATCGAGAAGGAGAAGCACTTCTTTATAGAACACCCACATTTCAG GATGCCGTATAAAGCAGGAAAAGCCACCATTCCCAAGCTGGCTGAGAATCTCACACTCGAACTTGTCCTTCACATCGAG aaatCTCTGCCGCAGCTGAAGGAGCAAATCCAGCTGATGTTGGCTGAAACTCAGACTGAACTGGATCGCTACAACTCTGGGCCTCCTACAGATCCAGAACAATGGATGGACTTCCTGACTGAT aaaataacagcATTCACGCAGGACGCCATCAACATAACAATTGGAGAGGAGACGAAGAGCGTGCCACATGTCAACATCTTCTCCACTCTGAGGAGACAGTTTAATGACTGGAAGACGGATCTAGACAAAAGAGGAAAGACAT TTAACAAGGGCATTGAGAAGGAAGTGAAggagtatgaagaaaaatacagaggCAGAGAACTCCCAGGATTCATCAACTACAAGACCTTCGAGATTATACTGAAGGACCAGATCAAACAGCTGGAGAAACCTGCCATCAGGAGAATGAAGGACATCTCAG atttCACTAGGAATGAGTTCATCCAGCTGGCTCAATCCAACTTTCCGGACTTCCCGAATCTCCTCAAAGTGACAAAA ACCAAGATCGAGAACATAAAGCAGCTGAAGGAGTCCGAGGCTGAATCGATGCTGAAGACTCAGTTTAACATGGAGCTGATGATCTATAGTCAGGATAGTGTCTACACTAACATCCTGAACATGCTGAAGCGCATGGAGGAAGAAGATGAGAGACAATCTCATGGCGTGGCTCGCCCTCCTTGCAATAGTTTGTACAATCGCTCAGACACTGAAGCCACCCTGGAGGATCTGACGCACTACCTCAAGTCTTACTACAGC ATTGCGAGTAACCGTCTGGCTGACCAGGTGCCGCTGGTGATCAAGTACAAGGTGCTTCAGGAGTCAGCGGAGCAGCTGCAGAGAGAAATGCTACAGCTCATGCAGAATTATAACATTAATGATCTGTTGGAAGAAGATCATTTCATCAACATCAAACGCAACAACCTAAAGAGCCGCCAGAAACGTCTGGCGGAGGCCCTCGTCAAACTGGTCTTGTTATAA
- the LOC128623023 gene encoding interferon-induced GTP-binding protein Mx1-like isoform X1 — MSASLSEQYEEKVRPYIDLIDSLRPLGVEKDLALPAIAVIGDQSSGKSSVLEALSGVALPRGGEDIVTRCPLELKMKKSRQKDFWHGKIKYKDIERDIADPADVERWIRKAQNEIVGTLGMSDELISLEVTSTNAPDLTFIDLPGIVRVPVEGQPEDIGEQIKSLMKKFITKQDTIILVVVPCNVDITTTEALKMAQKIDLLGERTIGILTKPDLVDKGKEDEVVSVINNDIIFLTKGYTVVRCQGQQEVVDRISLYEAIEKEKHFFIEHPHFRMPYKAGKATIPKLAENLTLELVLHIEKSLPQLKEQIQLMLAETQTELDRYNSGPPTDPEQWMDFLTDKITAFTQDAINITIGEETKSVPHVNIFSTLRRQFNDWKTDLDKRGKTFNKGIEKEVKEYEEKYRGRELPGFINYKTFEIILKDQIKQLEKPAIRRMKDISDFTRNEFIQLAQSNFPDFPNLLKVTKTKIENIKQLKESEAESMLKTQFNMELMIYSQDSVYTNILNMLKRMEEEDERQSHGVARPPCNSLYNRSDTEATLEDLTHYLKSYYSIASNRLADQVPLVIKYKVLQESAEQLQREMLQLMQNYNINDLLEEDHFINIKRNNLKSRQKRLAEALVKLVLL; from the exons ATGAGCGCGAGCCTGAGTGAGCAGTATGAGGAGAAGGTGCGCCCGTACATCGACCTGATCGACTCTCTGCGCCCGCTCGGTGTGGAGAAGGACCTCGCGCTTCCAGCCATCGCCGTGATCGGAGACCAGAGCTCGGGGAAGAGCTCGGTGCTGGAGGCGCTGTCCGGAGTCGCTCTGCCCCGCGGGGGAG AAGATATCGTGACACGATGTCCACTTGAGCTCAAGATGAAGAAGAGCAGACAGAAGGACTTCTGGCATGGAAAGATCAAGTACAAGGACATTGAGAGAGACATTGCAGATCCAGCAGATGTGGAGAGATGGATTAGAAAAG CTCAGAATGAAATAGTTGGAACCTTGGGCATGAGCGACGAGCTCATCAGCCTGGAGGTGACGTCGACCAATGCTCCCGACCTCACGTTCATCGATCTGCCTGGTATTGTCCGAGTGCCAGTCGAAGGCCAACCGGAGGACATTGGAGAACAG ATTAAGAGCCTGATGAAAAAGTTCATCACAAAACAAGACACCATCATCTTGGTGGTGGTGCCGTGTAACGTGGACATCACCACTACTGAAGCGCTGAAGATGGCTCAGAAAATCGATCTACTCGGTGAAAGAACGATtg GCATCCTAACAAAGCCCGACCTGGTGGACAAAGGCAAGGAGGATGAGGTGGTGTCCGTCATCAATAACGACATAATTTTCCTCACCAAAGGCTATACGGTCGTCAGGTGCCAAGGACAGCAGGAGGTCGTGGACCGCATCTCTCTGTACGAAGCCATCGAGAAGGAGAAGCACTTCTTTATAGAACACCCACATTTCAG GATGCCGTATAAAGCAGGAAAAGCCACCATTCCCAAGCTGGCTGAGAATCTCACACTCGAACTTGTCCTTCACATCGAG aaatCTCTGCCGCAGCTGAAGGAGCAAATCCAGCTGATGTTGGCTGAAACTCAGACTGAACTGGATCGCTACAACTCTGGGCCTCCTACAGATCCAGAACAATGGATGGACTTCCTGACTGAT aaaataacagcATTCACGCAGGACGCCATCAACATAACAATTGGAGAGGAGACGAAGAGCGTGCCACATGTCAACATCTTCTCCACTCTGAGGAGACAGTTTAATGACTGGAAGACGGATCTAGACAAAAGAGGAAAGACAT TTAACAAGGGCATTGAGAAGGAAGTGAAggagtatgaagaaaaatacagaggCAGAGAACTCCCAGGATTCATCAACTACAAGACCTTCGAGATTATACTGAAGGACCAGATCAAACAGCTGGAGAAACCTGCCATCAGGAGAATGAAGGACATCTCAG atttCACTAGGAATGAGTTCATCCAGCTGGCTCAATCCAACTTTCCGGACTTCCCGAATCTCCTCAAAGTGACAAAA ACCAAGATCGAGAACATAAAGCAGCTGAAGGAGTCCGAGGCTGAATCGATGCTGAAGACTCAGTTTAACATGGAGCTGATGATCTATAGTCAGGATAGTGTCTACACTAACATCCTGAACATGCTGAAGCGCATGGAGGAAGAAGATGAGAGACAATCTCATGGCGTGGCTCGCCCTCCTTGCAATAGTTTGTACAATCGCTCAGACACTGAAGCCACCCTGGAGGATCTGACGCACTACCTCAAGTCTTACTACAGC ATTGCGAGTAACCGTCTGGCTGACCAGGTGCCGCTGGTGATCAAGTACAAGGTGCTTCAGGAGTCAGCGGAGCAGCTGCAGAGAGAAATGCTACAGCTCATGCAGAATTATAACATTAATGATCTGTTGGAAGAAGATCATTTCATCAACATCAAACGCAACAACCTAAAGAGCCGCCAGAAACGTCTGGCGGAGGCCCTCGTCAAACTGGTCTTGTTATAA